One stretch of Streptomyces sp. NBC_01363 DNA includes these proteins:
- the lspA gene encoding signal peptidase II encodes MAEAERIIGTPDIPDAEGTEGGEAADRGGETAPSRGKRRIMVLFAVAVFAYLIDLISKMLVVAKLEHHEPVELIGDWLQLSAIRNAGAAFGIGEAYTIIFTFIAATVIVVIARLARKLYSLPWAIALGLLLGGALGNLTDRIFRAPGTFQGAVVDFIAPAHFAVFNLADSAIVCGGILIVILSFKGLDPDGTVHKD; translated from the coding sequence GTGGCAGAGGCGGAGCGCATCATCGGTACGCCGGACATCCCCGATGCTGAGGGGACCGAAGGGGGCGAGGCTGCGGACCGGGGCGGGGAGACCGCCCCGAGCAGGGGCAAGCGGAGGATCATGGTGCTCTTCGCCGTGGCCGTGTTCGCCTACCTCATCGACCTGATCAGCAAGATGCTCGTGGTCGCGAAGCTGGAGCACCACGAGCCGGTCGAGCTCATCGGTGACTGGCTGCAGCTCAGCGCGATCCGCAACGCCGGTGCCGCGTTCGGTATCGGTGAGGCGTACACCATCATCTTCACGTTCATCGCGGCGACCGTCATCGTCGTGATCGCCCGGCTCGCGCGCAAGCTCTACAGCCTGCCGTGGGCCATCGCGCTCGGCCTGCTGCTCGGCGGTGCGCTCGGCAATCTCACCGACCGCATCTTCCGCGCCCCGGGCACCTTCCAGGGCGCAGTGGTGGACTTCATCGCGCCGGCGCACTTCGCCGTCTTCAACCTCGCCGACTCCGCGATCGTCTGCGGCGGCATCCTGATCGTGATCCTTTCCTTCAAGGGCCTGGACCCCGACGGCACCGTGCACAAGGACTAG
- a CDS encoding RluA family pseudouridine synthase: MSTYPEVRTLPVPDGLEGERVDAAISRMFGFSRTKAAELAAAGKVQVDGSVVGKSERVRGGAWLEVEMPQAPAPVQIVAEPVEGMEIVHDDDDIVVIVKPVGVAAHPSPGWTGTTVIGGLAAAGYRISTSGAAERQGIVHRLDVGTSGLMVVAKSERAYTLLKAQFRDRVVEKKYHALVQGHPDPMSGTIDAPIGRHPNHDYKWAVTAEGKPSVTHYDLIEAYRSASLLDIKLETGRTHQIRVHMSAHRHPCVGDLTYGADPTMAKRLGLTRQWLHAVRLGFEHPSDGSWVEFTSSYPDDLQQALDKIAAESE; the protein is encoded by the coding sequence GTGAGTACGTATCCCGAGGTCCGCACCCTGCCCGTACCCGACGGTCTGGAGGGCGAGCGTGTCGACGCCGCCATTTCCCGGATGTTCGGTTTCTCCCGCACCAAGGCCGCCGAGCTGGCAGCTGCCGGGAAGGTGCAGGTGGACGGCTCGGTGGTCGGGAAGTCCGAGCGGGTCCGGGGCGGTGCCTGGCTGGAAGTGGAGATGCCGCAGGCGCCCGCTCCGGTGCAGATCGTCGCCGAGCCCGTCGAGGGCATGGAGATCGTGCACGACGACGACGACATCGTCGTGATCGTGAAGCCGGTCGGGGTCGCTGCCCACCCGAGCCCCGGCTGGACCGGCACGACCGTCATCGGGGGCCTCGCCGCCGCCGGGTACCGGATCTCGACGTCCGGTGCCGCCGAGCGCCAGGGCATCGTCCACCGTCTCGACGTCGGCACCTCCGGCCTGATGGTCGTCGCCAAGTCCGAGCGGGCCTACACCCTGCTGAAGGCGCAGTTCCGCGACCGGGTCGTCGAGAAGAAGTACCACGCGCTGGTGCAGGGCCACCCGGACCCGATGAGCGGCACCATCGACGCCCCCATCGGGCGCCACCCCAACCACGACTACAAGTGGGCCGTCACGGCCGAGGGCAAGCCCTCCGTGACGCATTACGACCTCATCGAGGCCTACCGCTCCGCCAGCCTCCTGGACATCAAGCTGGAGACGGGCCGCACGCACCAGATCCGGGTGCACATGTCCGCCCACCGCCACCCCTGCGTCGGTGACCTCACCTACGGCGCCGACCCGACGATGGCCAAGCGCCTCGGCCTGACCCGGCAGTGGCTGCACGCCGTCCGGCTCGGCTTCGAGCACCCGTCCGACGGCAGCTGGGTGGAGTTCACCAGCAGCTACCCGGACGATCTCCAGCAGGCCCTGGACAAGATCGCGGCGGAGAGCGAATGA
- a CDS encoding GNAT family N-acetyltransferase produces the protein MTGTPAPYTTRTVVDEQDLAACFLVRKDVFVGEQDVPEEIEYDAYDADALHVVAVAADGSALGTGRLLHGPAAAAKTGGDPAVGSLGRLAVTKEARGLGIGAALVRAIEDAARELGLAAVDLHAQTHALGFYERLGYVAYGPEFPDAGISHRAMRRTLRD, from the coding sequence ATGACCGGGACGCCCGCCCCGTACACCACGCGCACCGTCGTCGACGAGCAGGACCTCGCGGCCTGCTTCCTGGTCCGCAAGGACGTCTTCGTCGGCGAGCAGGACGTACCCGAGGAGATCGAGTACGACGCCTACGACGCGGACGCCCTGCATGTCGTCGCCGTCGCGGCGGACGGTTCGGCGCTGGGCACCGGGCGGCTGCTGCACGGCCCGGCCGCCGCCGCGAAGACGGGCGGCGACCCGGCCGTCGGTTCGCTCGGCAGGCTCGCGGTGACCAAGGAAGCACGCGGCCTCGGCATCGGCGCGGCGCTGGTCCGGGCCATCGAGGACGCGGCCCGTGAGCTCGGTCTGGCCGCCGTCGACCTGCACGCCCAGACCCATGCGCTGGGCTTCTACGAGCGCCTCGGCTATGTGGCGTATGGCCCCGAGTTCCCGGACGCGGGCATCTCCCACCGGGCGATGCGCCGCACCCTGCGGGACTGA